A genomic window from Amia ocellicauda isolate fAmiCal2 chromosome 15, fAmiCal2.hap1, whole genome shotgun sequence includes:
- the LOC136772032 gene encoding mucin-2, giving the protein MERRVSLILLFSGTSPMDTISTTETTVTSWAPTSTMSTTETTVTSRTPKSTIPTTQPTVTSETPASTIPTTETTVTSETPKFTIPTTETMVSSETPASTPASTIPTTETTATSGTPASTIPPTQTSVTSGTTTSIIPNTETTVTSDTPKFTIPTTETTVTSETPASTPASTIPTTETTVTSGTPASTIPPTQISVTSGTTTSIIPTTETAVTSETPVPTIPTTETTVTFDTPKFIIPTTETTVSSETPASTIPTTETTVTSEKPTSIIPTTETTVSSETPASTIPTTEKTVTSWTPISIMPTTETTVASETPESTFPTTETTGTSETPASTIPTTETTVTSETPAFTIPPTQTSVTSGTTASIIPNTETTVTSETPASTIPPTQTQVTSGTTASIIPTTETTVTSETPTYTIPTTGTTITSGTTTSTIPTSETTVTSGTPTYTIPTTETMVSSETPASTPASTIPTTETTVTSENPTSTIPTTETTVTSGTPASTIPPTQTSVTSETPTYTIPTTETMVSSETPASTPASTIPTTETTVTSGTPASNIPTTETTVTSETPAFTIPPTQTSVTSGTTASIIPNTETTVTSETPASTIPTTETTVTSENPTYTIPPTQTQVTSGTTASIIPTTETTVTSETPTYTIPTTVTTITSGTTTSTIPTSETTVTSGTTASTIPTTETTVTSGTPASTIPPTQTSVTSETPTYTIPTTETMVSSETPASTPASTIPTTETTVTSGTPASTIPPTQISVTSGTTTSTIPPTQTSVTSGTTTSIIPTTETTVTTETPASTIPTTETTVTSEKPTSIIPTTETTVSSETPASTIPTTETTVTSEKPTSIIPTTETTVSSETPASTIPTTEKTVTSWTPISIMPTTETTVASETPESTFPTTETTGTSETPASTIPTTETTVTSETPAFTIPPTQTSVTSGTTASIIPNTETTVTSETPASTIPTTETTVTSENPTYTIPPTQTQVTSGTTASIIPTTETTVTSETPTYTIPTTGTTITSGTTTSTIPTSETTVTSGTPASTIPPTQTSVTSETPTYTIPTTETMVSSETPASTPASTIPTTETTVTSENPTSTIPTTETKVTSGTPASNIPTTETTVTSETPTYTIPTTGTTITSGTTTSTIPTTETTVTSGTTASTIPTTETTVTSGTPASTIPPTQTSVTSETPTYTIPTTETMVSSETPASTPASTIPTTETTVTSGTPASNIPTTETTVTSETPASTPASTIPTTETTVTSGTPASNIPTTETTVTSETPTYTIPTTEKTVTSWTPISIMPTTETTVASETPESTFPTTETTGTSETPASTIPTTETTVTSETTAFTIPPTQTSVTSGTTASIIPNTETTVTSETPASTIPTTETTVTSEKPTSTIPTTETTVTSETTAFTIPPTQTSVTSGTTASIIPNTETTVTSETPASTIPTTETTVTSGTPASTIPPTQTSVTSETPTYTIPTTETMVSSETPASTPASTIPTTETTVTSENPTSTIPTTETTVTSENPTSTIPTTETTITSENPTSTIPTTETTVTSGTPASNIPTTETTVTSETPTYTIPTTEKTVTSWTPISIMPTTETTVASETPESTFPTTETTGTSETPASTIPTTETTVTSETTAFTIPPTQTSVTSGTTASIIPNTETTVTSETPASTIPTTETTVTSGTPASTIPPTQTSVTSETPTYTIPTTETTVTSGTPASTIPTTQTTVTAETPTYTIPTTETTITSETPTYTIPTTQTTVTAETPTSTIPTTQTSVTSGTTASIIPTTETTATSGTPASTIPTTETTVTSGTPTSTIPTSETTVFSQTSTSLIPTNETGRNVIIGVRIHVDRIAARDESAMRQLALDQIKREWIKLGLPKDTTLRWREQPDGQVFHQEEGGGMR; this is encoded by the exons ATGGAGCGGAGAGTATCTCTCATCCTGCTGTTCTCAG GGACAAGCCCAATGGACACTATATCAACCACTGAGACAACGGTAACTTCTTGGGCACCAACATCTACTATGTCAACCACTGAGACAACAGTAACGTCTCGGACCCCAAAATCCACCATCCCAACAACTCAGCCAACAGTAACTTCTGAAACTCCAGCATCCACTATCCCAACCACTGAGACAACAGTAACTTCAGAGACCCCAAAATTCACTATCCCAACTACTGAGACAATGGTATCTTCTGAGACCCCAGCATCCACTCCAGCATCCACTATCCCAACCACTGAGACAACGGCTACTTCTGGGACCCCAGCGTCCACTATCCCTCCCACTCAGACATCAGTAACCTCTGGGACCACAACATCCATTATCCCAAACACTGAGACAACAGTAACTTCTGACACCCCAAAATTCACTATCCCAACCACTGAGACAACAGTAACTTCAGAGACCCCAGCATCCACTCCAGCATCCACTATCCCAACCACTGAGACAACAGTTACTTCTGGGACCCCAGCATCCACTATCCCTCCCACTCAGATATCAGTAACCTCTGGGACCACAACATCCATTATCCCAACCACTGAGACAGCAGTAACCTCTGAAACTCCAGTACCCACTATCCCAACCACTGAGACAACAGTTACTTTTGACACCCCAAAATTCATTATCCCTACTACTGAGACAACAGTATCCTCTGAAACTCCAGCATCCACTATCCCAACCACTGAGACAACAGTAACTTCTGAAAAGCCAACATCCATTATCCCAACCACTGAGACAACAGTATCCTCTGAAACTCCAGCATCCACTATCCCAACCACTGAGAAAACAGTAACTTCTTGGACACCAATATCCATTATGCCAACCACTGAGACAACAGTGGCCTCTGAAACTCCAGAATCCACTTTTCCAACCACTGAGACAACAGGAACCTCTGAAACTCCAGCATCCACTATCCCAACCACTGAGACAACAGTTACTTCAGAGACCCCAGCATTCACTATCCCTCCCACTCAGACATCAGTAACCTCTGGGACCACAGCATCCATTATCCCAAACACTGAGACAACAGTAACCTCTGAAACTCCGGCATCCACTATCCCTCCCACTCAGACACAAGTAACCTCTGGGACCACAGCATCCATTATCCCAACCACTGAGACAACAGTAACTTCAGAGACCCCAACATACACTATCCCTACCACTGGGACAACAATTACTTCTGGGACCACAACATCCACTATCCCAACCTCTGAGACAACAGTTACTTCTGGGACCCCAACATACACTATCCCAACTACTGAGACAATGGTATCTTCTGAGACCCCAGCATCCACTCCAGCATCCACTATCCCAACCACTGAGACAACAGTAACTTCTGAAAACCCAACATCCACTATCCCAACCACTGAGACAACAGTTACTTCTGGGACCCCAGCATCCACTATCCCTCCCACTCAGACATCAGTAACCTCTGAGACCCCAACATACACTATCCCAACTACTGAGACAATGGTATCTTCTGAGACCCCAGCATCCACTCCAGCATCCACTATCCCAACCACTGAGACAACAGTTACTTCTGGGACCCCAGCATCCAATATCCCAACCACTGAGACAACAGTAACTTCAGAGACCCCAGCATTCACTATCCCTCCCACTCAGACATCAGTAACCTCTGGGACCACAGCATCCATTATCCCAAACACTGAGACAACAGTAACCTCTGAAACTCCGGCATCCACTATCCCAACCACTGAGACAACAGTAACTTCTGAAAACCCAACATACACTATCCCTCCCACTCAGACACAAGTAACCTCTGGGACCACAGCATCCATTATCCCAACCACTGAGACAACAGTAACTTCAGAGACCCCAACATACACTATCCCTACCACTGTGACAACAATTACTTCTGGGACCACAACATCCACTATCCCAACCTCTGAGACAACAGTAACCTCTGGGACCACAGCATCCACTATCCCAACCACTGAGACAACAGTTACTTCTGGGACCCCAGCATCCACTATCCCTCCCACTCAGACATCAGTAACCTCTGAGACCCCAACATACACTATCCCAACTACTGAGACAATGGTATCTTCTGAGACCCCAGCATCCACTCCAGCATCCACTATCCCAACCACTGAGACAACAGTTACTTCTGGGACCCCAGCATCCACTATCCCTCCCACTCAGATATCAGTAACCTCTGGGACCACAACATCCACTATCCCTCCCACACAGACATCAGTAACCTCTGGGACCACAACATCCATTATCCCAACCACTGAGACAACAGTAACCACTGAAACTCCAGCATCCACTATCCCAACCACTGAGACAACAGTAACTTCTGAAAAGCCAACATCCATTATCCCAACCACTGAGACAACAGTATCCTCTGAAACTCCAGCATCCACTATCCCAACCACTGAGACAACAGTAACTTCTGAAAAGCCAACATCCATTATCCCAACCACTGAGACAACAGTATCCTCTGAAACTCCAGCATCCACTATCCCAACCACTGAGAAAACAGTAACTTCTTGGACACCAATATCCATTATGCCAACCACTGAGACAACAGTGGCCTCTGAAACTCCAGAATCCACTTTTCCAACCACTGAGACAACAGGAACCTCTGAAACTCCAGCATCCACTATCCCAACCACTGAGACAACAGTTACTTCAGAGACCCCAGCTTTCACTATCCCTCCCACTCAGACATCAGTAACCTCTGGGACCACAGCATCCATTATCCCAAACACTGAGACAACAGTAACCTCTGAAACTCCGGCATCCACTATCCCAACCACTGAGACAACAGTAACTTCTGAAAACCCAACATACACTATCCCTCCCACTCAGACACAAGTAACCTCTGGGACCACAGCATCCATTATCCCAACCACTGAGACAACAGTAACTTCAGAGACCCCAACATACACTATCCCTACCACTGGGACAACAATTACTTCTGGGACCACAACATCCACTATCCCAACCTCTGAGACAACAGTTACTTCTGGGACCCCAGCATCCACTATCCCTCCCACTCAGACATCAGTAACCTCTGAGACCCCAACATACACTATCCCAACTACTGAGACAATGGTATCTTCTGAGACCCCAGCATCCACTCCAGCATCCACTATCCCAACCACTGAGACAACAGTAACTTCTGAAAACCCAACATCCACTATCCCAACCACTGAGACAAAAGTTACTTCTGGGACCCCAGCATCTAATATCCCAACCACTGAGACAACAGTAACTTCAGAGACCCCAACATACACTATCCCTACCACTGGGACAACAATTACTTCTGGGACCACAACATCCACTATCCCAACCACTGAGACAACAGTAACCTCTGGGACCACAGCATCCACTATCCCAACCACTGAGACAACAGTTACTTCTGGGACCCCAGCATCCACTATCCCTCCCACTCAGACATCAGTAACCTCTGAGACCCCAACATACACTATCCCAACTACTGAGACAATGGTATCTTCTGAGACCCCAGCATCCACTCCAGCATCCACTATCCCAACCACTGAGACAACAGTAACTTCTGGGACCCCAGCATCCAATATCCCAACCACTGAGACAACAGTTACTTCTGAGACCCCAGCATCCACTCCAGCATCCACTATCCCAACCACTGAGACAACAGTTACTTCTGGGACCCCAGCATCCAATATCCCAACCACTGAGACAACAGTAACTTCAGAGACCCCAACATACACTATCCCAACCACTGAGAAAACAGTAACTTCTTGGACACCAATATCCATTATGCCAACCACTGAGACAACAGTGGCCTCTGAAACTCCAGAATCCACTTTTCCAACCACTGAGACAACAGGAACCTCTGAAACTCCAGCATCCACTATCCCAACCACTGAGACAACAGTAACTTCAGAGACCACAGCATTCACTATCCCTCCCACTCAGACATCAGTAACCTCTGGGACCACAGCATCCATTATCCCAAACACTGAGACAACAGTAACCTCTGAAACTCCGGCATCCACTATCCCAACCACTGAGACAACAGTAACTTCTGAAAAGCCAACATCCACTATCCCAACCACTGAGACAACAGTAACTTCAGAGACCACAGCATTCACTATCCCTCCCACTCAGACATCAGTAACCTCTGGGACCACAGCATCCATTATCCCAAACACTGAGACAACAGTAACCTCTGAAACTCCGGCATCCACTATCCCAACCACTGAGACAACAGTTACTTCTGGGACCCCAGCATCCACTATCCCTCCCACTCAGACATCAGTAACCTCTGAGACCCCAACATACACTATCCCAACTACTGAGACAATGGTATCTTCTGAGACCCCAGCATCCACTCCAGCATCCACTATCCCAACCACTGAGACAACAGTTACTTCTGAAAACCCAACATCCACTATCCCAACCACTGAGACAACAGTTACTTCTGAAAACCCAACATCCACTATCCCAACCACTGAGACAACAATAACTTCTGAAAACCCAACATCCACTATCCCAACCACTGAGACAACAGTTACTTCTGGGACCCCAGCATCCAATATCCCAACCACTGAGACAACAGTAACTTCAGAGACCCCAACATACACTATCCCAACCACTGAGAAAACAGTAACTTCTTGGACACCAATATCCATTATGCCAACCACTGAGACAACAGTGGCCTCTGAAACTCCAGAATCCACTTTTCCAACCACTGAGACAACAGGAACCTCTGAAACTCCAGCATCCACTATCCCAACCACTGAGACAACAGTTACTTCAGAGACCACAGCATTCACTATCCCTCCCACTCAGACATCAGTAACCTCTGGGACCACAGCATCCATTATCCCAAACACTGAGACAACAGTAACCTCTGAAACTCCGGCATCCACTATCCCAACCACTGAGACAACAGTTACTTCTGGGACACCAGCATCCACTATCCCTCCCACTCAGACATCAGTAACTTCAGAGACCCCAACATACACTATCCCAACCACTGAGACAACAGTTACTTCTGGGACCCCAGCATCCACTATCCCTACCACTCAGACAACAGTAACTGCTGAGACCCCAACATACACTATCCCAACCACTGAGACAACAATTACTTCTGAGACCCCAACATACACTATCCCTACCACTCAGACAACAGTAACTGCTGAGACCCCAACATCCACTATCCCTACCACTCAGACATCAGTAACCTCTGGGACCACAGCATCCATTATCCCAACCACTGAGACAACAGCTACTTCTGGGACCCCAGCATCCACTATCCCAACTACTGAGACAACAGTAACTTCTGGGACCCCAACATCCACTATTCCTACCAGTGAGACAACAGTATTTTCTCAGACCTCAACATCCCTCATCCCAACCAATGAGACAG